From a single Miscanthus floridulus cultivar M001 chromosome 8, ASM1932011v1, whole genome shotgun sequence genomic region:
- the LOC136471063 gene encoding leucine-rich repeat extensin-like protein 7: protein MILRSAAAFALLLLLACASAAQQEGAVSESYASSLASRFDAPPSWAFPNPRLRASYAALQAWKRTAIFSDPSNFTANWVGPNVCAYNGVFCAPLPGSTSHDIVVAGIDLNHADIAGYLPASLLLGVPDMALFHINSNRFCGVVPRTFAHLHLLHELDLSNNRFVGGFPEVVLSLPSLRYLDLRFNDFEGSIPPALFDRPLDAIFVNSNRLRNPIPANLGNSPASVVVLAHNRLGGCIPPSIGRMADTLNEIVLIADELTGCVPPQVGLLRKLTVFDVSVNHLQGQLPASIANMAAVEELDVARNRLEGAVPAGVCALASLRNFTYTDNFFTSRPPCAKATADGAWNCIPGAPAQRPPSQCAAAAAHPFDCSKAQCQEAPGYTPTPGGGHARGDRGRGSGSQPPTPVSWAPRGRIAGNPPPSSATPTPSYPSPPSSATTPSYHSPPKGSTTPSPPKGSTTPSYPSPPSSATTPSYHTPPPQGSPTTPSYPSPPSSATTPSYHTPPPQGSPAITPSYPSPPSSAITPSYHTPPSHGSPTTPSYPTPPSSSSTPSYHSPPSGSTTPPVTTHAPPPPTSADEPDVRYAPPPSYTTPPSSHSHVSPSPPTTGHQPPSSGGHPTTPSSPPTAEHPGYALPPHAPGTGTPSSHPTTPSSGTPSFSHCSPPPHQGGSPGTGTGGHHPGGGKLPFPPVYGVSYASPPPPGKPYY, encoded by the coding sequence ATGATCCTCCGCAGCGCGGCGGCGTTCGCGCTGCTCCTGCTGCTCGCCTGCGCCTCGGCGGCGcagcaggagggggccgtctccgaGTCGTACGCGTCCTCGCTCGCGTCCCGCTTCGACGCGCCGCCGTCGTGGGCGTTCCCGAACCCTCGCCTCCGGGCGTCCTACGCCGCGCTGCAGGCGTGGAAGCGCACCGCCATCTTCTCCGACCCTTCGAACTTCACCGCCAACTGGGTGGGGCCCAACGTCTGCGCCTACAACGGCGTCTTCTGCGCGCCCCTCCCCGGCAGCACCTCCCACGACATCGTGGTCGCCGGGATCGACCTCAACCACGCCGACATCGCGGGGTACCTTCCCGCGTCGCTGCTGCTGGGCGTCCCGGACATGGCGCtgttccacatcaactccaaccgCTTCTGCGGCGTCGTCCCGCGCACGTTCGcgcacctccacctcctccacgagCTAGACCTCAGCAACAACCGCTTCGTGGGCGGGTTCCCGGAGGTGGTGCTGTCGCTGCCGTCGCTGCGGTACCTGGACCTCCGCTTCAACGACTTCGAGGGCAGCATCCCGCCGGCGCTCTTCGACCGCCCGCTCGACGCCATCTTCGTGAACTCCAACCGCCTCCGCAACCCGATCCCGGCCAACCTCGGGAACTCCCCTGCCTCCGTCGTCGTGCTCGCGCACAACCGCCTCGGCGGGTGCATCCCGCCCAGCATCGGACGGATGGCCGACACGCTCAacgagatcgtgctcatcgccgACGAGCTCACGGGATGCGTCCCGCCGCAGGTCGGCCTGCTCCGGAAGCTCACCGTCTTTGACGTCAGCGTCAACCACCTGCAGGGACAGCTCCCCGCCAGCATCGCTAACATGGCTGCTGTCGAGGAGCTCGACGTCGCCCGCAACCGTCTCGAGGGCGCCGTGCCGGCGGGAGTCTGCGCGCTCGCCAGCCTCAGGAACTTCACCTACACCGACAACTTCTTCACTTCGCGCCCGCCCTGCGCCAAGGCCACCGCCGACGGCGCTTGGAACTGCATCCCCGGCGCGCCGGCCCAGCGCCCGCCGTCGCAGTGCGCGGCCGCCGCGGCACACCCGTTCGACTGCAGCAAGGCGCAATGCCAGGAAGCCCCGGGCTACACCCCGACGCCGGGCGGTGGCCACGCACGCGGCGACCGCGGCCGCGGGAGCGGCAGCCAGCCGCCCACGCCGGTGTCGTGGGCTCCCAGAGGCAGAATCGCAGGGAACCCGCCGCCATCGTCTGCTACTCCCACTCCTTCCTACccgtcgccgccgtcgagcgCCACCACCCCCTCGTACCACTCGCCACCCAAGGGCTCCACCACCCCGTCGCCGCCTAAGGGCTCCACCACTCCGTCATACCCTTCACCGCCGTCGAGCGCCACCACCCCGTCCTACCACACGCCGCCACCTCAGGGTTCACCCACCACGCCGTCGTACCCATCGCCGCCATCGAGCGCCACCACCCCGTCCTACCACACGCCGCCACCACAGGGCTCACCCGCCATCACGCCGTCGTACCCTTCGCCGCCATCGAGCGCCATCACCCCGTCCTACCACACGCCACCTTCGCATGGATCACCCACCACGCCATCCTACCCGACGCCACCCTCAAGCTCCAGCACGCCATCCTACCACTCGCCGCCGTCCGGCTCCACAACTCCTCCAGTAACAACACACGCGCCGCCCCCGCCGACGTCCGCAGACGAGCCGGACGTGCGGTACGCGCCGCCCCCGAGCTACACAACGCCGCCATCTTCCCACTCCCACGTGTCGCCGTCGCCTCCCACCACGGGGCACCAGCCCCCGTCCTCCGGCGGCCACCCCACCACGCCGTCGTCGCCGCCCACGGCGGAGCACCCAGGCTACGCCCTGCCTCCGCACGCCCCGGGGACCGGGACGCCCTCGTCGCACCCCACAACCCCCTCCTCGGGGACGCCGTCGTTCTCGCATTGCTCGCCGCCGCCTCATCAGGGCGGGAgccccggcaccggcaccggcgggCACCATCCGGGTGGCGGCAAGCTGCCGTTCCCGCCGGTGTACGGCGTGTCGtacgcgtcgccgccgccgccggggaagcCGTACTACTGA